The following is a genomic window from Photobacterium sp. GJ3.
TTGTCATTTGCGGCTGGCGCTTACAAACGAAGCCACCTTTCGCGCCCACAGGCACAATCACGGTGTTTTTCACTTGCTGCGCTTTCACCAGACCCAGGATCTCTGTCCGGAAGTCTTCCTGACGATCAGACCAGCGCAGACCGCCCCGTGCGACTTTTCCGCCACGCAAATGAACACCTTCGATATCTGGTGCGTACACGAAGATTTCAAAGAAAGGCACCGGTGCCGGAATCTCAGGGATCTCAGATGGACGTAGTTTCAGTGACAGCCAAGGCTTCGGCTGACCGCTTTCGTCCACCTGGTAGTAGTTGGTCCGCTGGGTCGCCAGAATCATTTCCATGTAACGACGAATGATCCGGTCATCATCCAGGCTTTCGACCGCTTCCAGTTTCTCGTTAATCTTCGCAATCAAGCCATCTTGTGCTTTCTCGCTGAATTTACGGGAAGGATCAAAACGCAGGGCGAAAAGATCGACCAGATCACGTGCCAGATCCGCATGATTCCCCAGCGTATCTTCGATATATTGCTGGCTGAATGGGAAACCCACCTGACGCATGTAACGGGCATAGCTTCGTGCGATGGTGATTTCTCTTCCGGTCAGACCGGCACAGAACAGAAGGCGGTTGAAACCGTCACTTTCCAGCTCACCATGCCAGATAGCGTCAAAGGCTTCCTGGAAGCGATCGCGAGCATCAGACAGATCGATCTCGTGACAGCCGTTGACCAGCATTGCGAAATCCAGAATCCAATACACCGTGCCATTGGCAGTCACGATTTCATACGGCGATTCACCAATCACACGCAGGCCAAGGTTTTCCAGCATTGGCATCACGTCGGACAGATGGATCGGTTCATCACGGTGATACAGCTTCAGCTTCACGAAGCGGGAGTCAGTCGCAACTTCCTGAGGACGATAGAACAACATCCCCAGTTTTTTGTCTTCACTCAGGCTTTCCAGTAACTCAATGTCTGCAACCGCAGAACCAGGCAACATCTGCTCTTTATAAGAACGAGGGAATGCACGCCCATAGTTTTTCACCAGAGGCGTTCCTTCATTTTCACCAAAATTGGAAATCAAAGAATCGCTGAGGCGATCTTCCCAGGAAGCCGCAGCTTCAACCAGGTTTCTCTCAATGGCTTTGACATCTACATCAAAATTATTGTTATCGACACGCACGATATAATGAGTTCTCGCTAGTGGGCTCTCGGAGAAGAATGTGGTGAAATCCACATTTTGATCAGAGCCAAAGTAATCTTTAAAAATCTTTTGCGTCTTGATACGCAGTTCGGTGTTGTAGCGCTCACGCGTGACATAAACCATGCATGAGAAGAAGCGGCCGAACGGATCCCGACGGACAAACAAACGCAGTAAATCACGGTCCTGCATACGAACGACGCCGCTGGCCACATCCTGCATTTCTTTTTCGCTGGCCTGGAACAGCTCATCACGCGGATAAGTTTCCAGAATATTGTTCATTGCTTTCCTGGAATGTGAACCTTCTGAGTAGCCGCTGCTTTCCAGAATACGAACCACTTTGTTGCGGATCAGCGGAATGTTCATCGCCGTCTGATGATAAGCGGTTGCTGCATACAAACCGGTGAAACGATGTTCACCAATCACATTGCCGTCTTTATCCAGACGCTTAATGCCGATGTAGTCGGTATACGCCGGACGGTGAATCTTCGATTTACCGTTGCTTTTCGTCAGAATCAGTAAGTTCGGTTTTCTCGCTTCAACACGTGCTGATTCAGGCAGGTCAGACAACATGAGTGAGCGGGCTTTCCCCGGCTTACTCAGCAGACCCAAGCCTTTTTCATCACACGGACGTAATTCAAAGTCGCCTTTCACAGGCACCAGATCATATTGGTGGTAACCCATAAAGGTGAAGTTATGGCGAGACACCCAGTCCAGAAACTCAATCGCTTCCTCACGATGGCTCTGTTCAACCGGGACTTTGGCAGATTTCAGCTCTTCTGCGATCTCAAGCATTTTGCTCTGCATGGCTTGCCAGTCATTGACGACTAGCTCAATATCTTGCAGCACCTGCTCAAGTTCATTTTTCAGCGCATCCATCTCGGCTTTATCAGAGAGACGATCCACCTCGATGTGGAATAAGGTTTGCAGATCGCCTGTTTCTCCACACGCTTCGATGATGACCCCTTCCTCATCGCGCTTGAAGAAATACGGGCCATTGAACATCAGATGGCTGGCAATGCCCTGACGATTCAAAGTCATCCGTACAGAGTCGACCAAGAATGGATGGTCAGGCGTCACAATTTCCACAACCGTGTGGGTTGACTGCCAGCCATAACGACTCAGTGTTGGGTTGTATACACGAACAGAAATTTGGTCGGGTTTGTTTTGTACCAGATGATGCCAAAGGCTGAGAACGGCACCATACAAGTCAGATTCATTCCGTTGAAGCAGATCGTCATCTGCCAGTTGTCCTAACAATCGTTGAGCAAACACTTCGACTAATGACTGCTGAGGGGTTTCTATCTTGTCCTGGATTAAGCCATACACTTTTTCAAGCAGTACCGGCACTATTGGGTCAGGTGCGGTCATAGCAGATGCTCCATCGTTATTACTTTTATCAATCTAGTATAGGGTTTGATAACGACGCCCTGAGTTCAGCACTAAAAAACTTCTCTCTGGCGAGGTTTTGTTGACTCGGGAGCTATTGTAGGGCGTTTTGTTGCTAAATGGTTACGATAATTACTCTGTATTTAGAAGAAAAAATCGAATATGTGACTAAGGTAGATGTTTTGAATGCCTAGGCCCGGAAAGGAATTATTTTCCATGCAATAACGGGCTTTCAAGCCGTTCTATCTGGTCTAACCATCTAGAAATAAAATAGTTTTTTCTAGCTGCGAAACTAGTCAAAAGTGAACAAACTGAAAGCAAAACGCTGTTGCCAGCGCCAGATAAAAACTCTCCATTCGCATAATTATGTAGAACATTTGTTAATATCTGACTAAAGAAAGGATTTAAGCGACTTTCTCCAACATTTCGAGCCGGTTATCTGGTGTCACACTCACCCGGAAACGTCCCCGGATGCCGACCTGACTCAAAAATGGCCGGAGCCGGCTCGCAGGTAGCTGCAGGCGTAATCCTTCGTCGGTGTAGACCAGCACAGCACTGGCAGCACCTGAGTAATGCTGGAGAAAAGTATGATAGGAAATGTCGACTGAAAAGGTGTATCTCTTCATGTGCACAGCCTGAATCTCGGTCCTGTGGGATTAGAGAATGAAAAAAGCTCCCTCTTGAAAGGGAGCTTTTGATTAAAGCAAACCAGTATTATTGTTCAAGTGCTTTTTCCACTTTCTCGAACAAATCTCTCGCCAGATTCTCCATCTTCGCCAGTTTTTCCAATTCGGCACGCATCAATCCCTGACGGGCTTCATCGTACAAGCGATACTTCAGGAAAGGCTCAATCAAGCGGGAAGCCACCTGAGGATTCGTTGTGTTCAGCTCGGTGAGAATCTCCGTCAGGAACTGGTAACCGCGGCCATCCCTTGCGTGGAAACGCGACGGGTTGTTGGCACAGAAACTCGCAACCAGACTCCGGGTCCGGTTCGGGTTTTTCAGGCTGAATGCGGGATGTTTCATGGTTTCATACACGGTATCCAACGCATTCTCAGCCGGATTTTTCCCTTGAAGAATAAACCACTTGTCCATCACCAGACCATCGTGCTGCCACTTCTCGCTGAAGTCTTGCATTTGCGCTTCGCGGCACGTCAGTTGTGCTTCGTTGGCTGCTGCCATCGCTGCCATGGTATCTGTCATGTTATCTGCCTGCGCATACTGAGCAGCAACCAGCTTTTCTCCCTGCGCTGTCAGCGCCAGATAAGACAGACAGCGATTCCGCAGTGAACGTTTGGCAATGGCTTCATGGGACACAACATAACCGGATTGTTTCAACGAATGGTAAATCGCAGCCAGTTCATCTTCCAGTTCTGTCGCCAGAATGGTTTCAAGCGCGCCCATCACGGTGTGAATGGCATCCACATCGATCACGTCATACCAGCCTGCCACTTCATTTTCGCTTGGCAGGGTCAGCATTTCCGCAATAAATGCCGGATCCAGTTTCTCATCCAGTAATGCACCTCGGAATGCATCTACCACAGTTTCAGGGAAGACAATTGTTTCACCCGACTGAACGGCAGACACATTCCGACGAATATATTTCGCCAGCAACATCTGACCTGCATCCCAGCGAGCGAACTCATTTCGCGCATAGGTCATCAGGAAAACCAGTGCTTCATCGCTGTAATCGTATTCCAGAACAACCGGCGCAGAGAATTCACGCAGCATCGAAATGACCGGCTGCTCGTATACTTCATCAAAGATGAACGTCTGCTCTGCCTGTGTCACATTCAGTACTTGTTCGACGGGCTCCCCGTGACGTTGTAACTGAATGACGTCACCTTTACTGTCATAGAGTTCAATGTCGAACGGGATATGCAGGGGTTGCTTGTCTTTCTGACCTGCGGTTGGCGCTGTATGCTGCTTCACCGTGACGTGGTAACGTTGTTCATCCGCATCATAAGCCGTTGTGACATTTACCACAGGTGTCCCTGACTGGCTGTACCATAAGCGGAACTGCGTGAGGTCCACACCCGAAGCATCTTCCATTGCCTGAACAAAATCATCACAGGTTGCAGCGGTGCCATCATGACGCTCAAAATACAGCTTCATCCCCGCCTGAAAGCCAGCCTCACCCAGCAACGTATGCATCATCCGAATGACTTCACTCCCCTTTTCATACACAGTCAGGGTATAGAAGTTATTCATCTCAATCACTTTTTCCGGACGAATCGGATGTGACATCGGGCCTCGGTCTTCCGCAAATTGCGGACCACGCATGATGCGAACATTGTTGATGCGGTTGACCGGACGCGAGCCCAGATCGGATGAGAATTCCTGATCGCGGAATACAGTCAGACCTTCTTTCAGACTCAGCTGGAACCAATCACGACAGGTCACCCGGTTGCCGGTCCAGTTATGGAAGTATTCATGACCGATGACGGATTCAATTCCCAGGTAATCGGTATCTGTGGCTGTGGCCG
Proteins encoded in this region:
- a CDS encoding DUF2835 domain-containing protein, producing the protein MKRYTFSVDISYHTFLQHYSGAASAVLVYTDEGLRLQLPASRLRPFLSQVGIRGRFRVSVTPDNRLEMLEKVA
- a CDS encoding NAD-glutamate dehydrogenase, producing MTAPDPIVPVLLEKVYGLIQDKIETPQQSLVEVFAQRLLGQLADDDLLQRNESDLYGAVLSLWHHLVQNKPDQISVRVYNPTLSRYGWQSTHTVVEIVTPDHPFLVDSVRMTLNRQGIASHLMFNGPYFFKRDEEGVIIEACGETGDLQTLFHIEVDRLSDKAEMDALKNELEQVLQDIELVVNDWQAMQSKMLEIAEELKSAKVPVEQSHREEAIEFLDWVSRHNFTFMGYHQYDLVPVKGDFELRPCDEKGLGLLSKPGKARSLMLSDLPESARVEARKPNLLILTKSNGKSKIHRPAYTDYIGIKRLDKDGNVIGEHRFTGLYAATAYHQTAMNIPLIRNKVVRILESSGYSEGSHSRKAMNNILETYPRDELFQASEKEMQDVASGVVRMQDRDLLRLFVRRDPFGRFFSCMVYVTRERYNTELRIKTQKIFKDYFGSDQNVDFTTFFSESPLARTHYIVRVDNNNFDVDVKAIERNLVEAAASWEDRLSDSLISNFGENEGTPLVKNYGRAFPRSYKEQMLPGSAVADIELLESLSEDKKLGMLFYRPQEVATDSRFVKLKLYHRDEPIHLSDVMPMLENLGLRVIGESPYEIVTANGTVYWILDFAMLVNGCHEIDLSDARDRFQEAFDAIWHGELESDGFNRLLFCAGLTGREITIARSYARYMRQVGFPFSQQYIEDTLGNHADLARDLVDLFALRFDPSRKFSEKAQDGLIAKINEKLEAVESLDDDRIIRRYMEMILATQRTNYYQVDESGQPKPWLSLKLRPSEIPEIPAPVPFFEIFVYAPDIEGVHLRGGKVARGGLRWSDRQEDFRTEILGLVKAQQVKNTVIVPVGAKGGFVCKRQPQMTTREEILAEGQRCYKRFIRALLDVTDNIIEGDVSHPANVVRHDEDDPYLVVAADKGTATFSDLANSVSADYNFWLGDAFASGGSNGYDHKKMGITAKGGWESVKRHFREIGVDCQTTEFTCAGIGDMAGDVFGNGMLLSKHTRLVAAFNHMHIFLDPNPDAASSWEERNRLFNLPRSSWEDYNSALISEGGGIFSRRSKSIKLTPQIQKLLGTRKQTLTPNEVIKLILTMEVDLLWNGGIGTYVKSESETHTDVGDRANDGLRVNGHELRAKIVGEGGNLGMTQLGRVEFAKNGGRVNTDFIDNVGGVDCSDNEVNIKILLNGLVAAGDLTYKQRNELLEQMEDEVGEIVLDDAYTQSESISVTQHLHVNLLKEQIRFIHHLEKEGKLDRALEYLPDDDTLVEREKEGMGLTRPELAVLVAYGKMVLKEELVTDEITKDPYHNRLLPAYFPKALQEKYRDQMENHPLKGELIATSLANQMSNEMGCNFVTRLQEETGSTVAEISSAYSVGREVFGFEAFFEQIRELDNQVPAHIQYEMMYRCRRMLRRITRWFLRNRDRKMGIEAQIAFYQPTLNDLRDNLESYLVADEVKEHDDQAQGMIKEGVPAALAHNIARLSSLYSAMDIAQIAKEMDKEVGFIARVYFVLGAQLSLHWFLQQVHNQPVENHWQALARASFREDLDWQQRQLTSAVIGAGQGREAPETLIDLWVEHHHPAIQRWESVLAEFKVGTAHEFAKFSVAMRELVLLNLNCKPNQ
- the pepN gene encoding aminopeptidase N, giving the protein MADQPTAAQPTAKFRADYQAPDFTITDIDLTFDLHDTATRVVAVSQVKQVNEGVTSLTLDGDELTLCRVEVNGERWQDYEETSQGLILRQLPAAFELTIETEINPEANTSLEGLYKSGGGFCTQCEAEGFRRITYYLDRPDVLARFTTKVIAEKASFPFLLSNGNKVGCGELENGRHWVQWQDPFPKPCYLFALVGGDFDVLRDTYQTGSGREVALEIFVDKGNLDRAEHAMHSLIHSMKWDEERFGLEYDLDIYMIVAVDFFNMGAMENKGLNIFNSKYVLANPATATDTDYLGIESVIGHEYFHNWTGNRVTCRDWFQLSLKEGLTVFRDQEFSSDLGSRPVNRINNVRIMRGPQFAEDRGPMSHPIRPEKVIEMNNFYTLTVYEKGSEVIRMMHTLLGEAGFQAGMKLYFERHDGTAATCDDFVQAMEDASGVDLTQFRLWYSQSGTPVVNVTTAYDADEQRYHVTVKQHTAPTAGQKDKQPLHIPFDIELYDSKGDVIQLQRHGEPVEQVLNVTQAEQTFIFDEVYEQPVISMLREFSAPVVLEYDYSDEALVFLMTYARNEFARWDAGQMLLAKYIRRNVSAVQSGETIVFPETVVDAFRGALLDEKLDPAFIAEMLTLPSENEVAGWYDVIDVDAIHTVMGALETILATELEDELAAIYHSLKQSGYVVSHEAIAKRSLRNRCLSYLALTAQGEKLVAAQYAQADNMTDTMAAMAAANEAQLTCREAQMQDFSEKWQHDGLVMDKWFILQGKNPAENALDTVYETMKHPAFSLKNPNRTRSLVASFCANNPSRFHARDGRGYQFLTEILTELNTTNPQVASRLIEPFLKYRLYDEARQGLMRAELEKLAKMENLARDLFEKVEKALEQ